Below is a genomic region from Persicimonas caeni.
GCTCGACGGGCTGCCTGGGCGAGGCGACCCCGGCGCCCGACGCCTTCTACCGCGTCGACCTGGCCGCCGGCGACATCCTCGAGGCGACGCTGACCCCGCAATACTGGGGCGACGACCCGGCGATCTACCTCGTGAGCGACTGCGCGACCGCGCAGACGACGTGCTTGGACGGCGTCGACGAGGGCCAGCCGGGCGACGCCGAAGAGCTCGTCTACCAGGCCGCCCAGGCCGAGACGGTCTACCTGGTCGTCGACGGCGACTCAGTCGACGAGGCCAACAAGCTGTGGGACCTCGACATCGCCGTCGGCCCGCTCATCTGCAACCCCGAAGAGACGCGCTGCGCCGACGCGACCACGCTGGAGTATTGCGGCGTGCACGGCACGCGCTGGCACAGCTACACCTGCGACGGCTCCTGCTCGGCCGGCGCGTGCGCCACGCCCACCGGCGACGTGTGCATCGACGCCATCCCGGTGGGCGGCGGCGGAACGTTCGCCGCGGACATGACGAGCTACACCAACACGCTCACCCCGCAAGCAGGCGCGTGCTACTCGAGCATGAGCCTTGGCAACGAGGTCGTCTACGCCATCACGCTCGCCGCTGGCCAGACCGCCGACATCCGCGTGATCCCCGACCGCGACGACACCGCCGAGTTCTACCTGCTGTCGAGCTGCCTGCGCGACGACTACGCGAACACCTGCCTGGCCGAGGCGACGCCGCCCGACCCGTTCACCAAGACGCTGGAGTATAGCTACACGGCGGTGAGTGACGAGACGGTGTATTTGGTGGTGGATGCTGCGTCGCAGGGGGCGCAGTCGGGGGTTTGGCAGGTGGATGTGGGGATTTGGTGAGGCGTCGCGCCGCGTAGAGCAACGAATGTGGTGATTGCGGATCGACCCCCCGGTGGGGTCGAGCTTCTATCGCGGAGCGGGGGCTTGCCCCCAGCGGAGCCCTCGCCGGTGCAGCCCCAAGGCTTGCCTTGGGGTCAATCGTGTGATTCCTGAACACCGATCAAACTCGATTCCCACAATTGGGCAAGCCGTCGCGTCGCATAGAGCAACGGATGTGGCGATTGCGAATCAACCCCCCGCGGCAAGCCGCAGGGCTGCACGGGCGCTGGCTCCGCAGGGGCCAAGGCCCCGCTCCGCAGGGGGCGCATCGGAGAACGCAAAAAGCCCGGCCTCATGTGCGGCCGGGCTTTTTGCTACTTGTTAAAGTTCCCTACAACCTCACTTCCCCCCACTCGGCGGCGTATCCACCGCGGCGTGGAAGCTGTAGACACCCGTCTGACCCGCACGCGGCGACGGCCAGGCGACGCCCACGTAGTAGGTGCCCGTAGGCAGGCTGGCCGACGGGACGACCAGCGGGCCTTGTTGCATCGGGCCGCTGGTGACCACGTTGCCCATCGAGTCCTCGATCGCCCAGTAAATGGTGCCCGGGGACTCGGTGTAGAGCATCGGGTAGATGATCAGCGCCTTGTCGGTCGCGATGGCGCTGTTGACCGTAAACTCGAGGTAGTCGACGTCGGTGGCGTCGGGGGTCTCGCCAAAGAAGCTGTCGCCCGAGGTCAGGTCGGCGAAGATGGTCGTAGTGGCCGTGGCGGTGGTGTCGTTGGACTCGGCGAGCATCGTGCCGGCGACGATGCTGACTTCGCCGGCGTAGCCGTGCTCATCCGGTGTCGGGTTGGTGACCTCGATGTAGTAGGTGCCGGTGGTCAGCCCGTCGGTCACGATCACACAGCCCTCGGAGGTCTCCGGGGTGGCGATGAGTTCGGCGCCGGTGCTGTCGAGCAGCTTGCAGCCGTAAGGCTTGGTGCCGATCCAGCTGCCGCCGGAGGTGTGCGCGATTTCGGCGACGAAGACCTCGTCGGAGGCCATGTCTTGGGCCAAATCGACCTGCCAGACGTCGACGTCGGTGCCGGCCAGCGTACCCACCAGGTCGCGGCCGATCGGCATCGGGGTAGCGTTGGCGGGGGTGTCGTTGGGTTCGGCGCCCTCGCGGATCGGCGGCAGATTCGCCGTCAAATCGAAGTTGTAGTCGGCGATGTCGCCGCCCGTCGGAGCGACGGCGAACTTGTAGGTGCCCGGCATCAACACCATCTGACGGGTCTGGCTGAGCGTGCCCATACTCTCGCCGCTGTCGTCCCAAAACTCGAGGGTGATGCGCGCGAACATCTCGTCGGAGGTCACCGACGAGGCGAGCTCGAGGCGGGTCTCGGCGGGGAACTCGACGAAGCCCCAGTCCTTTTGCTTGCGCCGCATCGCGCCGCCGGTGTGGCTTACGGAGCTACCGATGCCCACCTGGCCCAGATCGATCGGGCTCTTGGAGGCGACGGTGATCGACTGGTCTTCCATGTCGTTGCCGTACGCAGAGACGACCTCGAGCACGTAGAACGCGTCGGGGTTGGTCGTGTACTGGTACAGAGCGCGATGGGAGACGAAGTCGCTGGAGTACGTCCCGACGTTTAACTCCGGTACCGCCACGCTGCCGTCGACCCGGTACAGGGTCAGGTGGCCGTTTTGAGAGTTGGCGTTGTCGTGGGTCAGCTCCAGAAACTGGTCGGCCGAGGCGCGGAAGGTGACGTAGAGGGTGTCGTCGCCGGCGACGGTCGTGGTGGGCGTGGACGCCTCGCTGTCAGCGGGGATCGAGCCGAGGGCGAACGCATTCAGGCTGGTCGCCGCGCCGGTGGCGAAGCTGTCCTGCGAGCCGCGCTTGCGCACGTAGTCGACGAGCACGTAGACCGAGCTGGCGTCGGGCACCTTGATGAAGGCTTCGCCGCTCGCCGAAATCGGGAAGTTGTAGAAGGCGTTGGGCGCGTCGCCCCAGACGACGACTTCGGCGTCGATGTCGTCGGAGAGCTCGGCGAACTGCACCTTGACCAGCCCGTCCTGGGGGAGGTCGGTGATCTCGAAGAAGTTGTCGGTCAGCGTGCTGAACTCGCCGCTGACACCGTTGGTCAGCATGTCGCCCTGCGGCACACTGGTGGGGGCGTCGATCTTCTCGAACGTGCCCACATAACCCCAGTCGTCGCCGCCGAGAGGGCCGACGGCGCCGTCGGATTGCATCACGATACTCGGCAGGATCGTCAGGGTGTAGTCGCCCGACTTCGGGATCATGATCTGGCGGGCCGCCGAGGTGTCGAACGGGCTGTAGCGAACCCAGGTGCCGTCGGCGCTGGCGAGCTTGAAGCCCGGGGCAGGCATGCCCGTCGACTGCAGGGCGATCTCCATCCAGGTGCCCGCGTCGGCGCTGAAGTTGTAGACGTCGGCGTCTTGGTCGAGGGTGCCGTCGGCGTCGTGATCGGCCGGAGCGGCGATCGTGCCGGTGAAGACGTACTGCTCGCCGGCGGCTTTGAGGGTGATGTCGGCCGGATCGGAGACGGGCTGCGCCTCGGCGTGGTCGGCGTTGGCGGCCAACTCTTCGGCGTGGGTGGCGCACAGACCGTTGAGGATGATGTCGCCCTCCTGACACTGCGCATCGGGCATGCACACCGCGTCGTCGACGCTGAAGTGGGTCCCCTCGGCGCACACCTCGTCGGTGGGCATGCAGCTGTCGCTGTCGGAGTCGTAGGCGGTGCCGACTGTGCAGGCCGCGTCGGTGATGATGCACTCGCCGCTGTTGGCGTCGCGCTCGGTGTTCGGGCCGCAGGTCGTCGGCGTCTCGACCACGCAGATGCCGTCCTGGGCGACGGTACCTTCACCGCAGGTGATCTCGGTGTTGACGATACACTTGCCCTGCTCGGCGTCGAAGGTCGTGCCCTCGGCGCAAGCGCCCGACTCGGGCACGCAGGTGCCGTCTTCGGCGAGCACGGTGCCGTCGGCGCAGCCGTCGTCGGTCAGCGCGCATTCTCCGTCCATGGCCTGGGTGCCGGGGCCACAGGTCAACTCTTCGCCGCCGCCGCAGGCGGTCAACGTCGCGGCTGCTGCCAAGCAGCTCAAGAGGCCGATGAGGCGTCTTTTGAAGTGCATGGTTCTCTCCTAATCACAGGGGGTTATGTCTTCGATTGGCGTCATCTTTAGTTGTAAAGAGCCTTTTGTTCACACTTAAGTCACAGAGTGTCACAGTTGGGTTGGGAGGGGGAAAACAAGCCGAGCCCGGAGGGCAAAGCCAACCCCTTTGGTAGCCCCCCGCGAAGTGAAGCGGAGCTGGGGGGAGAAGGGTGGGGATGAGGATGATAGCCCCCCGCGAAGCGGAGGGAGGAAGGCGTTCACGACGGCGCGACAATATGTCACAATCGTCAGTGACGTTTGGCGGATCTGATCTCCCCGAGTTGCTGCTCATGGCGAACCTGACCCCGAAAGCCTTTGTCGCGCTGCACCTGGCAGGCGCCAGCCAGTTGTGGGCCGATGTGCCCGAGGCGATGCCGGCGGCGGTCGAGAGGCTCGACAGATTGGTGGCTCGTACGCTCGACGAGGACTCGGGAGAGCTCGTGGCGACGCATCGCGCTGACACGATTGCGGTCTTCGATTCACCCGACGAGGCGATCGCCTGGGCGTGCCGGCTGCAACGCGAGCTCCTCCAATGCGACTGGTCTCCCAGGCTCCTCGAGCATCCACTCGCCGCCGAGAGCCGCGACGATGACGATCGGCTCGTCTTTCGCGGGCTGCGTCTCGGGTTGGGCGTCGAGTTGGGCACGCCGGTCAGGCGTCTGCACTGGCGAGACGGTCAGGTGCAGCTGGTCGGCGAGGTGGTCGATCGCGCCTGTGACTACGCCCAGCGAGCCGCCGCCGGCGGCATCGTGGCGGGCGCCGAGGCGGTCCACGCCCTCGAAGAGGGCGCCGCGCTCGACCTCGAGATCGACGAGCTGGCCGCCGATGTAGGCCCGCCGCTCTACGCGATCACGGCGCGCGAGCTCTCCTGGCGGCGCCAGCAAAGCGCGCTGCAGGCGACGTCGCGTCGGACGAACCTACCCTCCTACCGCACCCGGTTTTTCGGACGCGCCGCCGAGTTGGCCGTCATCGCCCGACTCGCCGATGAAGGGGCCTCGTGGGTCAGCTTGATCGGCACGGCCGGCATCGGAAAGACGCGCTTGGCCGTCGAGTTTGCCAGGCGATCGCTCCAAGACCGCACCGACGGGGGGCGCGAAGCGTGGTTTTGCGACCTGAGTGAGGCGGCCGGTGTTGCCGACGCGCTCTACGTGATCGCGCGAGTGATGGAGGTGCAACTGCCGCTCTCCGACGAAATCGAAGTGCTCGCCGACCGCCTCGAGAGCAGCGTGGCTGGGCGCGGCGACGTGTTACTGCTGATCGACAACGCCGAAGATCTCATCGACGAGCTCGCGCCGGTGTTGGAGGGCTGGCTCGAGGAGAGCGAGGGCTTGTTGCTCGTCGTCACCAGCCGGCGGCGCGCCGGGCATCGCCTCGAGACCGCCGTCGAGCTCGACTCGCTCGGCCGCGACGCGGCGCGCATCCTCCTCGAAGATCGCCTCGCCACCCCGCGCGGCGTGCAGGTGCGCTTCGGCGCTCAGGATCGCCCGGCGCTCCAGGAGATCGTCGAGCGCTGCGGTGAGCTTCCGCTGGCGATCGAGCTGGTGGCGGCGAGCGGCCGGCGGTTGACCCCGCGCCAGCTTCTGCGCGCTTGGCAGGAGGACGAGGCCGACACGCCCATGTCGCGCCTGCAGCAGGCGATCGCGCGCACCTTCGAGATGATCCAGCCTTTCGAGCAACACGCCTTGTTGCAGTGCTCCATCTTCGCCGGTGGCTTCACCGTCGAGTCGGCTGCCGACGTCGTCGATCTGTCGAGCTTCGACGACGCCCCGGCGGTCAGCGACGTGCTCGAGACGCTGCACAACCATTCGCTGTTGCGCTCGCGCGCCGGGCGTGACTCGGCCGAGGAGACCCGGCTGTCGATGTACGAGCCCGTGCGTGGCTTTGCGACCGCCCTACTCGACGCGGAGGCTGCCGAAGAGGCGCGTGGGCGGCACGCCGCACATTTCGTACGCTGGTCGAAGAAGGCCGTCGCCGGGCTCGAGGGGGCTGCAGAGACCGACTGGATTGGCCGGCTCACCGAAGAGTTGCCCAACCTGATCGCGGCCTACGAGCATAGCCTCGAGTGCGACCCGGACTCGGCGGTGCGCCTGGTCATCGTGCTCGGCGAGCTCGACAAGCGCGTCGGGCCGCTCGGCGGTCAAAAAGAGCGCGCCGATCAGGCGGTCGTCTTGGCCGAAGAGGTCGCCGACGACGCGCTTCTGGCCGAGGCGCTCGTCGTGCGCGGTCAGACCTGCATGTGGATTCACAAATACGACGGCGCGGCCGACGATTTCGCGCGCGCGCAGGAACTCGTCCGTGAGTCGGGTGACGCCTCGGTGCTGACGCGCGCGCTCTTGGGGCGCACCTTCGCGGTGGGTCACCGCGGCCATTATCGCGAGGGCCTCGAGTACGCCAAACAGGCATACGACGTCGCCCGCGGCAGCGGCACGCTCGACGAGATCGCCGCGCTGGCCTGGTGCGGGGTCATGCTCGGCAGCCTCGAGCGGGACGACGAGGGCGTGCGCCGGTTCAGCGAGGCGCTGGTGCTCGCCCGCCAGTTGGGCAACCCCAGCATGCTGGCGCGGGTGCTCTCCTCGTTGGGCACCGCCATCGGCGGCGACCAGCCCGCCGAGGGGCGGCGCTACTTGAACGAGGCGCTCGAGATCTTCCGCACTCAGGGCAACCGCCGCCGAGCGACCGTGGCGCTCTTCGAACTCGCCCGCGTGGCCGGATGGGAGGGCGATCACCGCCGTGAGGAGCGCTATTACGACGAGGCGCTGGTCGAGGGCGCCTCGATCGGTGTGTCCCAATACGAGGCGTTACTGTTGCACGGGCGGGCGCGCTCCCGGTTCATGCGTGGCCAATACACCCGCGCCGAAGACGACCTCATCAGCGCCCTTGCCAAGGTGCAGAACCAGGCGTACCTCGATTTGAGCGTCTGGATCTGGTCGTACCTGGGGGCCTGCTACGCCGCGCTCGACCGATTGGCCGAAGCCGAGAAATTCTTCGCCCGCGCCGAAGAGGCCATCGAGGACACCGATGCGGCCAAGTTGGCCGTGGTCCTCGAGGTGCTGCGCGGCTTCCAGGTCGCCGCCAACGCCCGAAAGCTGTATGGCGCCGACGACTTCGAGGCGGCCGAAGCCGAACTGGAGCGTGCCTACGCATGCTGCGAGTACCCGGGCCAAGAGGGCGTGCCCCACGTCAACGAGGCGCACGCTATCGCCCGTGCGCTGCGCGAGGCGCTCGACATGCAGGTCGAGCAGGGATTGGTCCCCCCGCACGTCGCCCCGACCCGGCGCGTGCTCCAGCTCGGCCCCGACGCGCGTTGGTTCGCCATCGACCGCGGCGAGCACGTCGACATCAGCCGCCGCGGCGCGCTGCGCAAGATCTTGGCGGCCCTGGTCGATCGGCGCTTCGATGCGCCCGGCGAGCCGATGTCGGTCGACGACGTCATGGCGGCGGGCTGGCCCGACGAGGTGCTCACCCCGAGCTCGGGCGCGCGCCGCGTCTACTCGACGATCAACCGCATGCGTGATCTCGGCCTCGACGAGGTGCTGCAGACGGTCGACGACGGCTACATGATCGACCCGGCGGTCACCCCCGTACGCTCCAAACATCACGACTGAGAACGCCCATGGATCCCATCATCCTCGTGCTCCTCGGCATCGGCGGGGTCGTCTTCTATGTCCTCTTCAAGAAGAGCGAGGACAATCGGCGTGAGACCCTCGCCAAGCGACTCGGCCTGTCGGTCGATTCGAGCATGCTCGGCAAGGGCGTCTTGTCGGGGCGCTACGAGGGAATCCCTGTGCGTATCGAGGAGTTCCGCCGCGGCAACGGGCAGCGCTCGCGCACGCTCACGCAGATCACCGCCGACATCACCGTGCCCTTGCCCGAGGGGCTAAAGATCGTCCACGAATCCGACCTCGCCCAGATCGGCAAGATCTTCGGCCTCCAAGACATCGTCATCCGCCACGCTCGCCTCGACCGGACCGCGGTGATCAAGGCGAAAGACCCCGACGCAGCGCGCGCTTTTTTGACCCAGGCCGGCAACGCCGACGCCTTGGCCGACTTCATGGAGCGCTATGAGAGCGCCAAGCTGTCGAAGGGCTCGATCGAAATCGAACGTTTCGGCCCGATGGAAGCCAACGCTCCCCTCGTGCTCGACGCGATGGCCGACCTGGTCAAAGTGCTCGCCGGCGAGCGCGAGTACCGCGGGGAAGTCGAGCCGTGGGAAGACGCCGGGCTCGATGCCGACTTTGCCGACGCCGGCGACCTCGTCAAAGCCGAACTCGCCCGCCGCAAAAAAGAAGGCCGAACGGCGAGCACGCCGTTCGACCGCGAGATGCCCCAGCCCGAGAAGTTCGGCCAGCCCCAACCCGGCCCTAAAAACGGATCGGGGTCGTCGGGGGATGGGAGTTGGTAGCTACAGTTTGACCTTTTTGAGGTATTTCTCGACCTCTTTGTACGACCGATCCACCCCCCCGTATTTCACCAGATTGCGCGCCGTGCGCAGCCAGTCGAGCGTGGTCGGTTCGTGGTCATGGGCGGCCTCGACGAGGTCGGTCTGCCGTAACGGGCGCTCGCGGCCGGTGTCGAAGATCTCCGAGAGCACAATATCCTTGGCCGCCTCGATGATGCCGTCGATATCGGCGCCCGAGGCGTACTCGCTGGCGCGGGCGAGGGCGGCGTAGTCGAGCCCGTCGGTCGGCACCTCCTCGAGCTTCGAGCGAAACATCGCGGCGCGCGCGTCCTTGTCGGGCGGCGGCACGAAGATCTGGCGGTCGAAGCGTCCGGGTCGCTTCATCGCCTCGTCGACGTCCCACGGCATATTGGTGGCCGCGAGGACCAGCACTTGGTCGTTGTCGTGGGTGGCGCCGTCGAGTTGGTTGAGGAACTCGTTGACGATGGTGCGCGTGCCGTCACTATTGGCCTTCGAGCGGGCGTAGGCCAGGGCGTCGAGCTCGTCGAAGAAGAGCACCGCCGGGCGATTGGCTCGCGCCCGTTCGAACATGAGCGACAGGTTTCGTTCGCTCTCGCCGCGCCACATATTCAGGATATCGCTGATGCCGACGCCGATGAACGTCGCCTCGCATTCGGTGGCCACGGCGCGGGCGAGCATCGTCTTTCCGCAGCCGGGAGGACCGTAGAGCAAGACCCCGCCGCCGCTCTTTTTCTTGAAGCGCGCGAAGAGGCCGGGGCGGGCGAACGGCTCGACGATCTTGAGCCGCAGCGTCTTTTTGATCTTCTCCATGCCCACGATGTCGACGAAGCGCGTCGGGCGGGTTCCTGCGAGCGAGACGACTTGGCCTTCGGGTGCCTCGTCCTCGGCGTCGACCACGCGCAGCTGCGGGCCGCCGGCGGGCACGCGCTCGGTCTTGTCGTCGAAGCGTCGGGCGAGCGCCTCGTCGGGCTGGAAGTCGTGGCAATCGCTCGCCGCTTCGTAGGCCTCGCGCGCATCGTCGAGCTCGCCCTTGGCGACCAGGCAATGCGCGACGCCCAAGTGTCCGTGGGCGCTGTCGCCCTGCTGGCGCACGAGCAGACGGTATTGCGCGAGCGCGTCGTCGACTTGCTCGGCTGCGAGCAGTGCGTCGGCGTAGGCGCGGCGGGTGGCGGTATCGAACGGGTCGCGCACGAGCGTGGCGGCCAAATCATCGAGCGTGGTGGACATCTCTTAGAATCCTGTCTTTTTGAGCACGCGAGTCAAAATCGGCGGGTAGATCCACGACATGAGCACC
It encodes:
- a CDS encoding AAA family ATPase; this translates as MANLTPKAFVALHLAGASQLWADVPEAMPAAVERLDRLVARTLDEDSGELVATHRADTIAVFDSPDEAIAWACRLQRELLQCDWSPRLLEHPLAAESRDDDDRLVFRGLRLGLGVELGTPVRRLHWRDGQVQLVGEVVDRACDYAQRAAAGGIVAGAEAVHALEEGAALDLEIDELAADVGPPLYAITARELSWRRQQSALQATSRRTNLPSYRTRFFGRAAELAVIARLADEGASWVSLIGTAGIGKTRLAVEFARRSLQDRTDGGREAWFCDLSEAAGVADALYVIARVMEVQLPLSDEIEVLADRLESSVAGRGDVLLLIDNAEDLIDELAPVLEGWLEESEGLLLVVTSRRRAGHRLETAVELDSLGRDAARILLEDRLATPRGVQVRFGAQDRPALQEIVERCGELPLAIELVAASGRRLTPRQLLRAWQEDEADTPMSRLQQAIARTFEMIQPFEQHALLQCSIFAGGFTVESAADVVDLSSFDDAPAVSDVLETLHNHSLLRSRAGRDSAEETRLSMYEPVRGFATALLDAEAAEEARGRHAAHFVRWSKKAVAGLEGAAETDWIGRLTEELPNLIAAYEHSLECDPDSAVRLVIVLGELDKRVGPLGGQKERADQAVVLAEEVADDALLAEALVVRGQTCMWIHKYDGAADDFARAQELVRESGDASVLTRALLGRTFAVGHRGHYREGLEYAKQAYDVARGSGTLDEIAALAWCGVMLGSLERDDEGVRRFSEALVLARQLGNPSMLARVLSSLGTAIGGDQPAEGRRYLNEALEIFRTQGNRRRATVALFELARVAGWEGDHRREERYYDEALVEGASIGVSQYEALLLHGRARSRFMRGQYTRAEDDLISALAKVQNQAYLDLSVWIWSYLGACYAALDRLAEAEKFFARAEEAIEDTDAAKLAVVLEVLRGFQVAANARKLYGADDFEAAEAELERAYACCEYPGQEGVPHVNEAHAIARALREALDMQVEQGLVPPHVAPTRRVLQLGPDARWFAIDRGEHVDISRRGALRKILAALVDRRFDAPGEPMSVDDVMAAGWPDEVLTPSSGARRVYSTINRMRDLGLDEVLQTVDDGYMIDPAVTPVRSKHHD
- a CDS encoding AAA family ATPase; protein product: MSTTLDDLAATLVRDPFDTATRRAYADALLAAEQVDDALAQYRLLVRQQGDSAHGHLGVAHCLVAKGELDDAREAYEAASDCHDFQPDEALARRFDDKTERVPAGGPQLRVVDAEDEAPEGQVVSLAGTRPTRFVDIVGMEKIKKTLRLKIVEPFARPGLFARFKKKSGGGVLLYGPPGCGKTMLARAVATECEATFIGVGISDILNMWRGESERNLSLMFERARANRPAVLFFDELDALAYARSKANSDGTRTIVNEFLNQLDGATHDNDQVLVLAATNMPWDVDEAMKRPGRFDRQIFVPPPDKDARAAMFRSKLEEVPTDGLDYAALARASEYASGADIDGIIEAAKDIVLSEIFDTGRERPLRQTDLVEAAHDHEPTTLDWLRTARNLVKYGGVDRSYKEVEKYLKKVKL